The genomic DNA ACGACCTGCCCTGAAGCTTGAGAAGACACTCGCTACTGACCTCCTCCTGACCATCTACTCGGCGACGACATACTACCCCGTTTTTGGAGCATTGCCACGCTTTCATCTGTTGTATCTGTCCTGTCAGCTACAGCATGATACCCCGGTGATCTGTCAGCTTTGCAACTGTTGTCAGTTAGGGGATGCACCTTGGAACCCCTGGATGGTCTCCAGCAAGATCATAACTTCGCCTTGCGGCCGGGGAACATCAGTGGGGTTGCgcatccatcatcatgttCTCAAACCAGGGTGGGCGCAAGTCGGTCGATAGCTTGTCGTCGACATTGTCCGCCGGCCATCGAACGGAGTTCCCATTTCACGGGTATGCGCTTACCCCCTGTCTCCCACTGCGCGGCCGCCGATCCACAGCTAACAGCTCGACAGCAAAGGACCGACCAGCCCACAACGCCAACGTAGAGACTCGACAGCAAGCTCCATCTATTCGGTGGGCGGATCGCTGGACGCCTCCGCCGGTTGGACCAGCGCCGTCTTCGAATCGGGTCAGAATGCCATCTCCACGCTGCTGCAACCCCCTATAGTCCGGACAGGCCTGCTTCCACATACGAGCGCCCCTGCTTCGAGCGCGCACAAACCTCCGACCGCCCGAGACATACCTCCCGTGACACTTACGAATGTACCCCACGTCGATGCTTCCGAGTTCAGACCATACCTCTCCCAGGTTGGGGCGTTATATGAGCAGTTGCGGCGGATCCAAGCTGAGGAAGACGAGAATGCGAACGCCTCGAACCGACGAAGCACCAAAGTTGACGAGGCGCCCGAAACCCCGGTGGACGAGGGTCATTTGCGCCCTGCAAGACGGCCTGGCTTGTCGTCGAGGAGAACTTCGACTGCATCCATCTCGTCCCTCACTTCGATAGACTCGCCCactcttcctcggcggcccAGTTCCGGTCTCAGAACCCGACAAGCGCAGGGACCACCACCTTTGTCGACCGTTCCCGCTGTATATTTTGAGGAGGACTTTCACCTTGAGAATCCACGGACTTTTGATGTAGTCAGTGAGCGATCCGAGGTGGTAAGGCCCGCACCGGGGGATGATAAAGGGGGACCGAATGGACAAGCTGCGGCGCCTCGAAAGGCTCTAGCGACCAATGCGATCTTACAGGAGAAGCTCTCGTGGTATATGGATACGATTGAATGGCATCTGATTCAGTCCATCTCGACCGCATCAACGACTTTTTTCAGTGCGCTGGGTTCTCTGCGGGAACTGCACTCGGAAGCGGCCGACTCAGTAGAGAGGATCAAGGCACTGCGCAAGGAGCTGAAAAACCTAGACGAAGAGATTGCTACAGGGGGGCTCAACATCATACAACaacggcggaggagggaaaaTCTGAAGCAGTTACACGACGCCGTCACACAACTCCGGAAAATAGTAGACAGTGTTGCCGTCTGCGAGTCCCTTGTGGATGCTGGAAACATCGATGAAGCTTTGGACAACATCGATGGCTTGGAGAAGCTCATCGCTGGCGAATTGCCCGAGGGTGGCAGTCAGTCTGGAGTGAGTCTGGTGGACCTGCGGGGTGCCACAGCTCTCCAGGGCGTGAGCAACGATTTGTCTACTCTGCGATTCCGGATCGGAAAGGCATATGAAGGAAGGTTTCTCAACACTCTGCTTACGGATCTCCAAAACCACGTCAAACAGGTGTCTGCGCAGGAGGTGCTCATGCGTTGGAGTAGTGCTTCGATGCGAGCCCGTGGCGCCCACAGTCGTGAACCATCGGCGTTCCCGTCTTATATGGCGGCGACAGACATTCTGAGGATAGAGCTGTTGCCTAGTCTGACGGGGCTGCATCGGGCCAAGTTCATCACTGTGGCCGCGACTGCATATCGCGAGGCAGCGATGAAGGAGATCAAAGCCATCATCCGACGGCCGCTGCCTAGCTCcagcgatgacgacgacacgGCGTCGATGATGTCGATGCAGTCCAGCTCGACGATGAACCGAGGCGCCAGTCCGCGGACTCAGCAGGACCGGTCCATACAGTTGGCTAGAAACCTGCGAGCATTGGACCCTCTGGATGCCGAAACCTTGCTGGTAAAGATCTACATTGGTGTTACGGAGGCTCTCAGGAGATTGAGCACGCAGATGAAGGTCTTGTTGGATGTTGCAAGCACGATAGGCGACGCAGGTCCATCCGGGCTGAAGTCGCCACCGCTCAGGTCGCCCCCTATGAGTCCTCCAG from Podospora pseudoanserina strain CBS 124.78 chromosome 2, whole genome shotgun sequence includes the following:
- a CDS encoding hypothetical protein (BUSCO:EOG09260WCZ; COG:U; EggNog:ENOG503NXI4), with translation MFSNQGGRKSVDSLSSTLSAGHRTEFPFHGKGPTSPQRQRRDSTASSIYSVGGSLDASAGWTSAVFESGQNAISTLLQPPIVRTGLLPHTSAPASSAHKPPTARDIPPVTLTNVPHVDASEFRPYLSQVGALYEQLRRIQAEEDENANASNRRSTKVDEAPETPVDEGHLRPARRPGLSSRRTSTASISSLTSIDSPTLPRRPSSGLRTRQAQGPPPLSTVPAVYFEEDFHLENPRTFDVVSERSEVVRPAPGDDKGGPNGQAAAPRKALATNAILQEKLSWYMDTIEWHLIQSISTASTTFFSALGSLRELHSEAADSVERIKALRKELKNLDEEIATGGLNIIQQRRRRENLKQLHDAVTQLRKIVDSVAVCESLVDAGNIDEALDNIDGLEKLIAGELPEGGSQSGVSLVDLRGATALQGVSNDLSTLRFRIGKAYEGRFLNTLLTDLQNHVKQVSAQEVLMRWSSASMRARGAHSREPSAFPSYMAATDILRIELLPSLTGLHRAKFITVAATAYREAAMKEIKAIIRRPLPSSSDDDDTASMMSMQSSSTMNRGASPRTQQDRSIQLARNLRALDPLDAETLLVKIYIGVTEALRRLSTQMKVLLDVASTIGDAGPSGLKSPPLRSPPMSPPARPPSRAAVEAQEEIHAAVDISNFLGQAIDAAQEKIVKVLRVRSEQSKRLDLVSFLRYFTLNLYFANECEAISGRSGTALKTLVNGHIADFVKLHGDAQTQKLAQGMESDQWNAADFTEKDTDLLNRILECSTRDAAAWTEGTQVWHPHPDAPQERSEANGGGDEPDVVSAQANGGGSPAGTRSRTRSAVIESESYLLPNSAILCMTGMENFLQLITSIPSMTTDISSSLIAYLQLFNSRCKQLILGAGATRSAGLRNITTKHLALASQALAFMAAIIPHVREFVRRHCAGSVVTSTMGEFDKVRRDLMEHQNSIYDKLVEIMTGRVGLAGRKVRALAWDDDDGKGGSVVSEYMEGLAKDTVTLHKNLTRHLPEGTVRYIMMPVFRNYKETLGGAYREVEVGVGGRERMLRDVEFFQSRLGRIDGFGDAGEFLLGVINSKTVVGNASGSSLAVVDKIPSRAGSRAASPAPLPPPPQLGHSLSVNISTSPGIEVEEGKKSSESKEGSSEGGKRSAEEKKSPPLPAEEKE